One Micropterus dolomieu isolate WLL.071019.BEF.003 ecotype Adirondacks linkage group LG23, ASM2129224v1, whole genome shotgun sequence DNA window includes the following coding sequences:
- the LOC123963434 gene encoding transcriptional regulator ATRX-like isoform X1: MSAAMLSTTTSKLNVLVNKLHEYLAHSAVEDSNGTPASEDAHDLVFTGLTNRSCSVRNSTGHAAAEVGVDNKYSRRKPSVVTKHSGLDESGDSNSSEDLDLPVNANGHLDVTRLPKGTVLVRPEPVDNARDDFRGPEFRSRKSGVLRKEFSRRRGGVEHTGIVSCTACGRQVNHFQRDSFYRHPVLKVLICKSCYKYYSSDDISKDGDGMDEQCRWCAEGGNLICCDFCSNAFCKKCILRNLGRKELSGILESKWYCYVCSPEPLFDLVMACDGVLENMETLWHQQRRRNRVEPEKSELYTMLPHLPQNIPLDKWDHTGMDGNVVFNYNTLQVSKDITKKAKHLVDSTNILNRTFVNFIHSVTTNKRTPAVRNLYLNSFLSVVKGLRRSLAALEDSLKEEFSDLDVLSCWEKFLNEDFDLQPVTEADTELDISNERCLSDLQKLAAEHLEDEDSDSKGFTDGTSVHDCRGGDVRSDSHEARQRAQKIGLKPSESGINMIKKLVVKLTPVPMEQEPPSDAPKMEEDIHMKDEKSEESDASEDEETGVVGAKSDNKLSNDNSSASLHLEEEHGNRRSPRLKTTPLRRPSDVKAKTSLSAADSDSDSDPEETSSTVAAKNTEEKSLSRARDDSDSDEVPAALLERAAISQSSDEPQSDEDGGKASTKVAKKCLFWLTKSTPMSPEKMRRKRKMLDRSPESDRRGKSRGGSGTDSSSDDQNSQKKIQHMNALRSIGKPHLVKRQDEGVARKQSMLQAGKSKTKSRQEAVESPSSSSEDDHDDGSGSDGSDQKMKPITEEVALLGAAAFHQSSGDEEQSGPMWAAEEDDDPENRIAKKMLLAQIKANYSSGDDISSDEDTQEDDSESEGDREEKQGNENNGTDEKGEDLASESSGSTSNGPSSRHHLLRHKLTLDEGTSGDKAVAESEAGRQESKQRAGSKHLSSDSESDGDCNESELEEGGMSEELSQSEEESTQDILKSSTKVKEAPRSYEKKKQVPCIWLSDSSSEKSDKEDADEEMSASKGTPKGRKKIRKIIEDVNLRAETQEALREEEERCKRLADREQQMEDRREIIVIPDEQSQVQCPITTKLVLDQDEETKEPLVQVHRNLVTKLKPHQVDGVQFIWDSCCESVKKANSSPGSGCILAHCMGLGKTLQVVTFLHTVLLSENLKFRTALVVCPLNTILNWVNEFKKWQDSMRQDKVQVTELATIKQSERFRALQRWQRDGGVMIMGYEMYRILSLARKINDEEQKKELKSILVDPGPDFVVCDEGHILRNDASNISKAMNAIKTRRRVVLTGTPLQNNLEEYHCMVSFIKKNLLGSLGEFRNRFINPIQNGQCADSTPKDVRIMKKRAHVLYAMLAGCVQRRDYSELTQFLPSKHEYVLAVRISPLQYQLYRYYLDHFTGVGSMPNRAKTRTGANLFKDFQVLGRIWTHPWCLQLNYISKENKGHFEKKKQVKAAALLRNEETIVAESGLRENEGNNDDGRAAGIVDVSNGAPAVEGETATISSRPQNQDEGWFRNLLSEKDAKILEHSGKMVLLFEILRMAEDLNEKVLVFSQSLITLDLIEDFLVASHQARDPSLFKVGSWIKNIDYYRLDGSTSATLRKKWADLFNNTDNFRGRLFLISTRAGSLGINLVAANRVIIFDASWNPSYDVQSIYRVYRFGQFKQVFVYRFLAQGTMEEKIYDRQVTKQSLSYRVVDQQQIERHFTLFELTELYTFEPDLLDDPNSKKSRRTTSVLPKDTVLAQLLQTCKDQIVSFHEHESLLDHKQEEELSEAERKAAWAEYEAESNTANLPVSSTQDTLDMKTNEQLLELLNRSRGNVSVAFLSLQRMRSHTSEDYLLRVRQQYPQLPEAEVKIKAEIWRLCDEREQERRRAFYRDVLAQQQSLTLSIQAILNTRRNQGMQMTVTAVNTPGQT, translated from the exons GCACTGTACTAGTGAGGCCGGAACCTGTTGATAATGCAAGAGATGATTTTAGGGGACCGGAGTTTCGCAGCCGGAAATCAGGCGTTCTGCGGAAAGAGTTTTCAAGGAGACGTGGAG GAGTTGAACACACGGGAATTGTCAGTTGCACTGCATGTGGCCGGCAAGTTAATCACTTCCAGAGAGATTCTTTCTATCGACATCCAGTTTTGAAAGTACTTATTTGCAAG TCCTGCTACAAGTATTACTCAAGTGATGACATCAGTAAGGATGGAGATGGAATGGATGAGCAATGCAG ATGGTGCGCTGAAGGGGGCAACTTGATCTGTTGTGACTTCTGTAGTAATGCCTTCTGCAAGAAGTGTATTCTAAGAAATTTGGGAAGGAAGGAGCTGTCTGGCATCTTGGAGAGCAAATGGTACTGCTATGTGTGTAGCCCAGAGCCCCTTTTTGACCTGGTGATGGCCTGTGACGGTGTCCTAGAGAACATGGAGACTCTGTGGCATCAGCAGCGCAGGAGGAACAGAGTAGAGCCGGAGAAATCTGAACTTTACACCATGTTGCCAcacttgccacaaaacattccTTTGGATAAATGGGATCACACTGGTATGGATGGTAATGTGGTGTTCAACTATAACACACTGCAGGTATCCAAGGATATTACCAAAAAGGCCAAGCATTTAGTGGACTCTACAAACATCTTAAACCGAACATTTGTCAATTTCATTCATTCTGTGACCACAAACAAACGAACACCTGCTGTTCGCAATCTGTATCTGAACTCCTTTTTGTCCGTCGTCAAAGGCTTGCGAAGGTCACTTGCAGCTCTCGAGGATAGCTTAAAGGAAGAATTCAGTGACTTGGATGTCTTGAGCTGTTGGGAGAAGTTCCTTAATGAAGACTTTGATCTGCAGCCTGTGACCGAAGCAGACACAGAGCTGGATATCTCTAATGAAAGATGCTTGAGTGACTTGCAGAAATTGGCAGCTGAACATTTGGAAGATGAAGATTCTGACTCCAAGGGCTTCACAGATGGGACAAGTGTACATGACTGCCGCGGGGGAGACGTGCGTTCAGATTCACATGAAGCCAGACAGAGGGCACAAAAGATTGGTCTGAAGCCTTCTGAAAGTGGGATCAACATGATTAAAAAACTAGTGGTAAAGCTTACACCTGTACCTATGGAGCAGGAGCCGCCCTCTGATGCCCCGAAGATGGAGGAGGACATCCATATGAAGGATGAGAAGTCAGAGGAAAGCGATGCATCAGAAGATGAAGAGACTGGTGTTGTAGGTGCTAAATCTGACAACAAGCTGAGTAATGACAACTCTAGTGCGTCTCTACACTTAGAGGAGGAACACGGCAATAGACGATCTCCTCGCCTGAAGACGACGCCTTTGCGTCGACCAAGTGATGTCAAGGCCAAAACGTCTCTTTCAGCAGCAGACAGTGACAGTGACTCTGACCCTGAGGAGACTTCCAGCACAGTAGCAGCCAAAAACACTGAAGAGAAAAGTCTCAGCAGAGCAAGAGACGACTCCGACTCAGATGAAGTCCCTGCAGCTCTGCTTGAGCGAGCGGCTATATCACAAAGCTCCGATGAACCACAGAGTGATGAGGATGGTGGAAAAGCGTCAACTAAGGTGGCCAAGAAATGTCTCTTTTGGCTCACTAAGAGCACCCCGATGTCACCGGAGAAGATGCGCCGCAAACGCAAGATGCTGGACCGTTCCCCTGAGTCTGACAGAAGAGGAAAATCTCGAGGGGGAAGTGGGACAGATTCCTCTAGTGACGATCAAAACTCGCAGAAGAAAATTCAACACATGAATGCACTGAGGTCAATAGGGAAGCCTCACCTCGTCAAAAGACAGGATGAAGGTGTGGCtagaaagcagagtatgctaCAGGCTGGGAAGTCAAAGACTAAATCTCGTCAGGAAGCAGTAGAGTCGCCATCCTCATCAAGCGAAGATGACCACGATGATGGCTCTGGGAGTGACGGAAGTGATCAGAAGATGAAGCCAATCACTGAAGAGGTGGCCTTACTGGGGGCAGCAGCATTCCACCAATCATCAG gcGATGAGGAACAATCTGGGCCCATGTGGGCAGCAGAAGAAGATGATGATCCAGAAAATAG AATCGCTAAGAAAATGCTATTGGCCCAAATCAAAGCCAACTACTCCTCGGGCGACGATATCTCTTCAGATGAGGACACGCAGGAGGATGACTCTGAGTCGGAGGGTGACAGGGAGGAAAAACAAGGCAATGAGAATAATGGAACAGATGAAAAGG GGGAAGACTTGGCTTCAGAATCATCTGGCTCCACATCTAATGGGCCCAGCTCAAGGCACCATCTTCTCCGCCACAAACTAACCTTAGACGAGGGAACATCAGGTGACAAGGCCGTGGCAGAGAGTGAAGCAGGAAGGCAGGAGAGCAAGCAAAGAGCCGGAAGCAAACACCTGAGCT CTGATAGTGAAAGTGATGGTGACTGTAACGAGTCAGAGCTGGAAGAAGGTGGGATGAGCGAGGAGCTGAGTCAGTCAGAGGAGGAGTCCACTCAAGACATACTCAAAAG CTCCACTAAAGTGAAGGAGGCACCCCGTAGTTACGAAAAGAAGAAACAAGTGCCCTGCATTTGGCTATCTGACTCCAGCAGTGAGAAG AGCGATAAAGAGGATGCAGACGAGGAGATGAGTGCCAGTAAAGGCACCCCCAAAGGACGCAAAAAGATCCGCAAAATCATTGAAGATGTGAATCTCCGTGCTGAGACCCAGGAAGCCctcagggaggaggaggagaggtgcaAACGGTTGGCAGATAGGGAACAACAGATGGAGGACAGGAGAGAG ATTATTGTGATACCGGATGAGCAGTCTCAAGTTCAGTGTCCAATCACCACCAAGCTGGTCCTGGATCAGGACGAGGAGACCAAGGAGCCTCTCGTTCAGGTGCACAGGAACCTGGTGACAAAGCTGAAGCCTCACCAGGTGGATG GTGTTCAGTTTATCTGGGACAGTTGTTGTGAGTCTGTGAAAAAGGCCAACTCTTCTCCTGGATCAGGCTGTATACTGGCACACTGCATGGGCCTGGGAAAGACTCTGCAG gtGGTAACTTTCCTCCACACGGTGCTGCTGTCAGAGAACCTGAAATTCAGAACAGCCCTCGTCGTGTGTCCACTTAATACTATCCTCAACTGGGTCAACGAGTTCAAGAAATGGCAAGACAGCATGAGACAAGATAAAGTTCAA GTTACAGAACTGGCGACAATAAAGCAATCAGAACGATTCAGAGCTCTGCAGAGGTGGCAGAGAGACGGAGGTGTTATGATAATGGGGTATGAGATGTACCGCATCCTGTCGCTAGCCCGGAAAATCAATGATGAGGAGCAGAAGAAAGAGCTGAAGAGCATTCTGGTGGATCCAG GTCCAGACTTTGTGGTTTGTGACGAAGGGCACATCCTGCGCAATGACGCATCCAATATCTCCAAAGCTATGAATGCCATCAAGACCCGAAGAAGAGTGGTGCTAACTGGCACACCACTACAAAACAACCTGGAAGAGT ATCACTGCATGGTCAGTTTCATCAAGAAGAATCTTCTGGGCTCACTGGGCGAGTTTCGAAACCGTTTTATCAACCCGATACAGAACGGCCAGTGTGCTGACTCCACACCAAAAGACGTCCGGATAATGAAGAAGCGAGCGCATGTACTTTATGCAATGTTGGCTGGTTGTGTGCAG AGGAGAGATTACTCAGAGTTGACTCAGTTTCTGCCTTCCAAACATGAGTATGTGCTGGCAGTGAGGATTTCCCCACTTCAGTATCAGCTGTACCGCTACTACCTTGACCATTTCACTG GTGTTGGTTCCATGCCCAACAGAGCAAAGACGAGGACTGGAGCAAACCTGTTCAAGGACTTTCAGGTGCTCGGCCGAATTTGGACTCATCCCTGGTGCCTTCAGCTCAACTACATCAGCAAGGAGAACaag GGACATtttgaaaagaagaaacaagTTAAAGCGGCAGCTCTGCTGAGAAATGAAGAAACCATTGTGGCTGAGAG TGGTCTGAGAGAGAACGAAGGGAATAACGATGACGGCAGGGCAGCGGGCATTGTTGATGTGTCCAACGGCGCTCCAGCAGTAGAAG GAGAGACGGCAACCATCAGCTCGAGGCCTCAGAATCAAGATGAGGGCTGGTTCAGGAATCTGCTGTCAGAAAAAGACGCTAAAATCCTGGAGCACTCAGGGAAGATGGTGCTCTTATTTGAGATCCTCAGAATGGCTGAAGACCTGAACGAGAAAGT GCTTGTGTTCAGTCAGTCCTTGATCACATTAGACCTCATTGAGGACTTCCTTGTGGCTTCTCACCAAGCCAGAGACCCATCATTATTCAAAG TGGGCAGCTGGATTAAAAACATTGATTACTATCGGCTTGATGGTTCCACCAGTGCTACGTTAAGGAAGAAATGGGCAGATCTGTTCAATAATACTGACAATTTTCG CGGCAGATTGTTTCTCATCTCAACGAGAGCAGGCTCACTTGGCATCAACCTCGTCGCTGCCAACAGGGTCATTATCTTTGACGCCTCATGGAATCCCTCATATGACGTACAGAGCATATACAGGGTGTACCGCTTTGGTCAGTTCAAACAAGTGTTCGTGTACCGCTTCTTGGCTCAG GGCACCATGGAGGAGAAGATCTATGATCGTCAGGTGACCAAGCAGTCTTTGTCCTATCGAGTGGTAGATCAGCAACAGATTGAGAGGCACTTCACCCTTTTTGAACTGACTGAACTTTACACATTTGAGCCAGACCTGCTGGACGACCCAAACTCTAAGAAAAGCAGAAGAACCACCTCTGTTTTGCCAAAG GATACAGTCCTGGCACAGCTGTTACAAACATGTAAAGACCAGATAGTGTCTTTCCACGAGCATGAATCGCTGCTGGACCATAAACAAGAAGAGGAGCTCAGTGAGGCAGAACGCAAAGCTGCCTGGGCCGAGTACGAGGCCGAG TCAAACACGGCCAACCTACCAGTTAGCTCAACCCAGGACACCTTGGATATGAAGACCAATGAACAGCTACTG GAATTGCTTAACAGGAGCAGAGGAAATGTGTCTGTGGCCTTCCTGTCGCTGCAGAGGATGAGGTCTCACACTAGCGAGGACTACTTGCTGCGAGTG cGGCAGCAGTATCCTCAGCTGCCTGAGGCTGAGGTTAAGATCAAAGCTGAGATTTGGAGACTGTGTGATGAGAGGGAGCAGGAACGTAGACGGGCCTTTTATCGAGACGTTCTTGCTCAGCAACAATCA CTCACACTCAGCATCCAGGCCATACTGAACACTCGAAGAAATCAAGGGATGCAGATGACCGTGACGGCTGTGAACACGCCCGGACAAACTTGA
- the LOC123963434 gene encoding transcriptional regulator ATRX-like isoform X2: MSAAMLSTTTSKLNVLVNKLHEYLAHSAVEDSNGTPASEDAHGLTNRSCSVRNSTGHAAAEVGVDNKYSRRKPSVVTKHSGLDESGDSNSSEDLDLPVNANGHLDVTRLPKGTVLVRPEPVDNARDDFRGPEFRSRKSGVLRKEFSRRRGGVEHTGIVSCTACGRQVNHFQRDSFYRHPVLKVLICKSCYKYYSSDDISKDGDGMDEQCRWCAEGGNLICCDFCSNAFCKKCILRNLGRKELSGILESKWYCYVCSPEPLFDLVMACDGVLENMETLWHQQRRRNRVEPEKSELYTMLPHLPQNIPLDKWDHTGMDGNVVFNYNTLQVSKDITKKAKHLVDSTNILNRTFVNFIHSVTTNKRTPAVRNLYLNSFLSVVKGLRRSLAALEDSLKEEFSDLDVLSCWEKFLNEDFDLQPVTEADTELDISNERCLSDLQKLAAEHLEDEDSDSKGFTDGTSVHDCRGGDVRSDSHEARQRAQKIGLKPSESGINMIKKLVVKLTPVPMEQEPPSDAPKMEEDIHMKDEKSEESDASEDEETGVVGAKSDNKLSNDNSSASLHLEEEHGNRRSPRLKTTPLRRPSDVKAKTSLSAADSDSDSDPEETSSTVAAKNTEEKSLSRARDDSDSDEVPAALLERAAISQSSDEPQSDEDGGKASTKVAKKCLFWLTKSTPMSPEKMRRKRKMLDRSPESDRRGKSRGGSGTDSSSDDQNSQKKIQHMNALRSIGKPHLVKRQDEGVARKQSMLQAGKSKTKSRQEAVESPSSSSEDDHDDGSGSDGSDQKMKPITEEVALLGAAAFHQSSGDEEQSGPMWAAEEDDDPENRIAKKMLLAQIKANYSSGDDISSDEDTQEDDSESEGDREEKQGNENNGTDEKGEDLASESSGSTSNGPSSRHHLLRHKLTLDEGTSGDKAVAESEAGRQESKQRAGSKHLSSDSESDGDCNESELEEGGMSEELSQSEEESTQDILKSSTKVKEAPRSYEKKKQVPCIWLSDSSSEKSDKEDADEEMSASKGTPKGRKKIRKIIEDVNLRAETQEALREEEERCKRLADREQQMEDRREIIVIPDEQSQVQCPITTKLVLDQDEETKEPLVQVHRNLVTKLKPHQVDGVQFIWDSCCESVKKANSSPGSGCILAHCMGLGKTLQVVTFLHTVLLSENLKFRTALVVCPLNTILNWVNEFKKWQDSMRQDKVQVTELATIKQSERFRALQRWQRDGGVMIMGYEMYRILSLARKINDEEQKKELKSILVDPGPDFVVCDEGHILRNDASNISKAMNAIKTRRRVVLTGTPLQNNLEEYHCMVSFIKKNLLGSLGEFRNRFINPIQNGQCADSTPKDVRIMKKRAHVLYAMLAGCVQRRDYSELTQFLPSKHEYVLAVRISPLQYQLYRYYLDHFTGVGSMPNRAKTRTGANLFKDFQVLGRIWTHPWCLQLNYISKENKGHFEKKKQVKAAALLRNEETIVAESGLRENEGNNDDGRAAGIVDVSNGAPAVEGETATISSRPQNQDEGWFRNLLSEKDAKILEHSGKMVLLFEILRMAEDLNEKVLVFSQSLITLDLIEDFLVASHQARDPSLFKVGSWIKNIDYYRLDGSTSATLRKKWADLFNNTDNFRGRLFLISTRAGSLGINLVAANRVIIFDASWNPSYDVQSIYRVYRFGQFKQVFVYRFLAQGTMEEKIYDRQVTKQSLSYRVVDQQQIERHFTLFELTELYTFEPDLLDDPNSKKSRRTTSVLPKDTVLAQLLQTCKDQIVSFHEHESLLDHKQEEELSEAERKAAWAEYEAESNTANLPVSSTQDTLDMKTNEQLLELLNRSRGNVSVAFLSLQRMRSHTSEDYLLRVRQQYPQLPEAEVKIKAEIWRLCDEREQERRRAFYRDVLAQQQSLTLSIQAILNTRRNQGMQMTVTAVNTPGQT; this comes from the exons GCACTGTACTAGTGAGGCCGGAACCTGTTGATAATGCAAGAGATGATTTTAGGGGACCGGAGTTTCGCAGCCGGAAATCAGGCGTTCTGCGGAAAGAGTTTTCAAGGAGACGTGGAG GAGTTGAACACACGGGAATTGTCAGTTGCACTGCATGTGGCCGGCAAGTTAATCACTTCCAGAGAGATTCTTTCTATCGACATCCAGTTTTGAAAGTACTTATTTGCAAG TCCTGCTACAAGTATTACTCAAGTGATGACATCAGTAAGGATGGAGATGGAATGGATGAGCAATGCAG ATGGTGCGCTGAAGGGGGCAACTTGATCTGTTGTGACTTCTGTAGTAATGCCTTCTGCAAGAAGTGTATTCTAAGAAATTTGGGAAGGAAGGAGCTGTCTGGCATCTTGGAGAGCAAATGGTACTGCTATGTGTGTAGCCCAGAGCCCCTTTTTGACCTGGTGATGGCCTGTGACGGTGTCCTAGAGAACATGGAGACTCTGTGGCATCAGCAGCGCAGGAGGAACAGAGTAGAGCCGGAGAAATCTGAACTTTACACCATGTTGCCAcacttgccacaaaacattccTTTGGATAAATGGGATCACACTGGTATGGATGGTAATGTGGTGTTCAACTATAACACACTGCAGGTATCCAAGGATATTACCAAAAAGGCCAAGCATTTAGTGGACTCTACAAACATCTTAAACCGAACATTTGTCAATTTCATTCATTCTGTGACCACAAACAAACGAACACCTGCTGTTCGCAATCTGTATCTGAACTCCTTTTTGTCCGTCGTCAAAGGCTTGCGAAGGTCACTTGCAGCTCTCGAGGATAGCTTAAAGGAAGAATTCAGTGACTTGGATGTCTTGAGCTGTTGGGAGAAGTTCCTTAATGAAGACTTTGATCTGCAGCCTGTGACCGAAGCAGACACAGAGCTGGATATCTCTAATGAAAGATGCTTGAGTGACTTGCAGAAATTGGCAGCTGAACATTTGGAAGATGAAGATTCTGACTCCAAGGGCTTCACAGATGGGACAAGTGTACATGACTGCCGCGGGGGAGACGTGCGTTCAGATTCACATGAAGCCAGACAGAGGGCACAAAAGATTGGTCTGAAGCCTTCTGAAAGTGGGATCAACATGATTAAAAAACTAGTGGTAAAGCTTACACCTGTACCTATGGAGCAGGAGCCGCCCTCTGATGCCCCGAAGATGGAGGAGGACATCCATATGAAGGATGAGAAGTCAGAGGAAAGCGATGCATCAGAAGATGAAGAGACTGGTGTTGTAGGTGCTAAATCTGACAACAAGCTGAGTAATGACAACTCTAGTGCGTCTCTACACTTAGAGGAGGAACACGGCAATAGACGATCTCCTCGCCTGAAGACGACGCCTTTGCGTCGACCAAGTGATGTCAAGGCCAAAACGTCTCTTTCAGCAGCAGACAGTGACAGTGACTCTGACCCTGAGGAGACTTCCAGCACAGTAGCAGCCAAAAACACTGAAGAGAAAAGTCTCAGCAGAGCAAGAGACGACTCCGACTCAGATGAAGTCCCTGCAGCTCTGCTTGAGCGAGCGGCTATATCACAAAGCTCCGATGAACCACAGAGTGATGAGGATGGTGGAAAAGCGTCAACTAAGGTGGCCAAGAAATGTCTCTTTTGGCTCACTAAGAGCACCCCGATGTCACCGGAGAAGATGCGCCGCAAACGCAAGATGCTGGACCGTTCCCCTGAGTCTGACAGAAGAGGAAAATCTCGAGGGGGAAGTGGGACAGATTCCTCTAGTGACGATCAAAACTCGCAGAAGAAAATTCAACACATGAATGCACTGAGGTCAATAGGGAAGCCTCACCTCGTCAAAAGACAGGATGAAGGTGTGGCtagaaagcagagtatgctaCAGGCTGGGAAGTCAAAGACTAAATCTCGTCAGGAAGCAGTAGAGTCGCCATCCTCATCAAGCGAAGATGACCACGATGATGGCTCTGGGAGTGACGGAAGTGATCAGAAGATGAAGCCAATCACTGAAGAGGTGGCCTTACTGGGGGCAGCAGCATTCCACCAATCATCAG gcGATGAGGAACAATCTGGGCCCATGTGGGCAGCAGAAGAAGATGATGATCCAGAAAATAG AATCGCTAAGAAAATGCTATTGGCCCAAATCAAAGCCAACTACTCCTCGGGCGACGATATCTCTTCAGATGAGGACACGCAGGAGGATGACTCTGAGTCGGAGGGTGACAGGGAGGAAAAACAAGGCAATGAGAATAATGGAACAGATGAAAAGG GGGAAGACTTGGCTTCAGAATCATCTGGCTCCACATCTAATGGGCCCAGCTCAAGGCACCATCTTCTCCGCCACAAACTAACCTTAGACGAGGGAACATCAGGTGACAAGGCCGTGGCAGAGAGTGAAGCAGGAAGGCAGGAGAGCAAGCAAAGAGCCGGAAGCAAACACCTGAGCT CTGATAGTGAAAGTGATGGTGACTGTAACGAGTCAGAGCTGGAAGAAGGTGGGATGAGCGAGGAGCTGAGTCAGTCAGAGGAGGAGTCCACTCAAGACATACTCAAAAG CTCCACTAAAGTGAAGGAGGCACCCCGTAGTTACGAAAAGAAGAAACAAGTGCCCTGCATTTGGCTATCTGACTCCAGCAGTGAGAAG AGCGATAAAGAGGATGCAGACGAGGAGATGAGTGCCAGTAAAGGCACCCCCAAAGGACGCAAAAAGATCCGCAAAATCATTGAAGATGTGAATCTCCGTGCTGAGACCCAGGAAGCCctcagggaggaggaggagaggtgcaAACGGTTGGCAGATAGGGAACAACAGATGGAGGACAGGAGAGAG ATTATTGTGATACCGGATGAGCAGTCTCAAGTTCAGTGTCCAATCACCACCAAGCTGGTCCTGGATCAGGACGAGGAGACCAAGGAGCCTCTCGTTCAGGTGCACAGGAACCTGGTGACAAAGCTGAAGCCTCACCAGGTGGATG GTGTTCAGTTTATCTGGGACAGTTGTTGTGAGTCTGTGAAAAAGGCCAACTCTTCTCCTGGATCAGGCTGTATACTGGCACACTGCATGGGCCTGGGAAAGACTCTGCAG gtGGTAACTTTCCTCCACACGGTGCTGCTGTCAGAGAACCTGAAATTCAGAACAGCCCTCGTCGTGTGTCCACTTAATACTATCCTCAACTGGGTCAACGAGTTCAAGAAATGGCAAGACAGCATGAGACAAGATAAAGTTCAA GTTACAGAACTGGCGACAATAAAGCAATCAGAACGATTCAGAGCTCTGCAGAGGTGGCAGAGAGACGGAGGTGTTATGATAATGGGGTATGAGATGTACCGCATCCTGTCGCTAGCCCGGAAAATCAATGATGAGGAGCAGAAGAAAGAGCTGAAGAGCATTCTGGTGGATCCAG GTCCAGACTTTGTGGTTTGTGACGAAGGGCACATCCTGCGCAATGACGCATCCAATATCTCCAAAGCTATGAATGCCATCAAGACCCGAAGAAGAGTGGTGCTAACTGGCACACCACTACAAAACAACCTGGAAGAGT ATCACTGCATGGTCAGTTTCATCAAGAAGAATCTTCTGGGCTCACTGGGCGAGTTTCGAAACCGTTTTATCAACCCGATACAGAACGGCCAGTGTGCTGACTCCACACCAAAAGACGTCCGGATAATGAAGAAGCGAGCGCATGTACTTTATGCAATGTTGGCTGGTTGTGTGCAG AGGAGAGATTACTCAGAGTTGACTCAGTTTCTGCCTTCCAAACATGAGTATGTGCTGGCAGTGAGGATTTCCCCACTTCAGTATCAGCTGTACCGCTACTACCTTGACCATTTCACTG GTGTTGGTTCCATGCCCAACAGAGCAAAGACGAGGACTGGAGCAAACCTGTTCAAGGACTTTCAGGTGCTCGGCCGAATTTGGACTCATCCCTGGTGCCTTCAGCTCAACTACATCAGCAAGGAGAACaag GGACATtttgaaaagaagaaacaagTTAAAGCGGCAGCTCTGCTGAGAAATGAAGAAACCATTGTGGCTGAGAG TGGTCTGAGAGAGAACGAAGGGAATAACGATGACGGCAGGGCAGCGGGCATTGTTGATGTGTCCAACGGCGCTCCAGCAGTAGAAG GAGAGACGGCAACCATCAGCTCGAGGCCTCAGAATCAAGATGAGGGCTGGTTCAGGAATCTGCTGTCAGAAAAAGACGCTAAAATCCTGGAGCACTCAGGGAAGATGGTGCTCTTATTTGAGATCCTCAGAATGGCTGAAGACCTGAACGAGAAAGT GCTTGTGTTCAGTCAGTCCTTGATCACATTAGACCTCATTGAGGACTTCCTTGTGGCTTCTCACCAAGCCAGAGACCCATCATTATTCAAAG TGGGCAGCTGGATTAAAAACATTGATTACTATCGGCTTGATGGTTCCACCAGTGCTACGTTAAGGAAGAAATGGGCAGATCTGTTCAATAATACTGACAATTTTCG CGGCAGATTGTTTCTCATCTCAACGAGAGCAGGCTCACTTGGCATCAACCTCGTCGCTGCCAACAGGGTCATTATCTTTGACGCCTCATGGAATCCCTCATATGACGTACAGAGCATATACAGGGTGTACCGCTTTGGTCAGTTCAAACAAGTGTTCGTGTACCGCTTCTTGGCTCAG GGCACCATGGAGGAGAAGATCTATGATCGTCAGGTGACCAAGCAGTCTTTGTCCTATCGAGTGGTAGATCAGCAACAGATTGAGAGGCACTTCACCCTTTTTGAACTGACTGAACTTTACACATTTGAGCCAGACCTGCTGGACGACCCAAACTCTAAGAAAAGCAGAAGAACCACCTCTGTTTTGCCAAAG GATACAGTCCTGGCACAGCTGTTACAAACATGTAAAGACCAGATAGTGTCTTTCCACGAGCATGAATCGCTGCTGGACCATAAACAAGAAGAGGAGCTCAGTGAGGCAGAACGCAAAGCTGCCTGGGCCGAGTACGAGGCCGAG TCAAACACGGCCAACCTACCAGTTAGCTCAACCCAGGACACCTTGGATATGAAGACCAATGAACAGCTACTG GAATTGCTTAACAGGAGCAGAGGAAATGTGTCTGTGGCCTTCCTGTCGCTGCAGAGGATGAGGTCTCACACTAGCGAGGACTACTTGCTGCGAGTG cGGCAGCAGTATCCTCAGCTGCCTGAGGCTGAGGTTAAGATCAAAGCTGAGATTTGGAGACTGTGTGATGAGAGGGAGCAGGAACGTAGACGGGCCTTTTATCGAGACGTTCTTGCTCAGCAACAATCA CTCACACTCAGCATCCAGGCCATACTGAACACTCGAAGAAATCAAGGGATGCAGATGACCGTGACGGCTGTGAACACGCCCGGACAAACTTGA